The nucleotide window TCAAGATTATATTAAAACTCAAGTAGCAAATCAAGGTTATGCTTTTGCTGATGTAAGATTTGATTTAAAGAAAAATGAAAAAGAACAAAAAGTTGATGTTGTTTTTAATGTAATCCCTGGTAAAAAAGTTTATATTAATGATGTAAAAATTTCAGGAAACAACAGAACTTTAGATAGAGTTATTAGAAGAGATGTTTATTTAGCTCCTGGAGACTTATATAATCTTACAGATTTTAAAGATTCAACAAATAAACTTAAACGTTCAAGATTCTTTGAAGATGTTCAAATAGAAGAAAAAAGAGTTAGTGATACAAAAATGGATATTGTTGTAAAAGTAACTGAAGCACCAACAGGTTCGTTAATGCTAGGTGGAGGTTATGGTTCTTATGATAAATTTATGGTTAATGGATCAGTTAGTGATGTAAATATCTTTGGTTCAGGTCTTGCTTTATCATTAAGTGCAGATTTGTCAGCTAGATCAAATAGATTTGAATTAAGCTTAAAAAATCCTGCAATTAATGATAGTAATTATAACGGTGAAGTTGAAATTCATAGTACAGAATCAGAAATCAATAGAGATACTTATGATTCAACTATTGATACAAAAGGTTTTTCAGTTGCTTTAGGAAGAGAACTTGTAAGAAACTTATATGCAGGAGCTAGATATAGACTTGACTTTATTAGTGAAAATTATGATTATAGTTCTACTTTCTTAAGTGAATATAATACTAATGTTGCTAATGATCCAGATTTTGCAAAAAGTCATCAATTATATAAAGACCAAGATTATACTTCAAGTTCAATTACTCCCTATCTAAATTATGATAACACTGATGATTACTACTTCCCAAGAGAAGGCTATAGAGCAGGAATTTCTGCTGAATATGCAGGTGTTGGTGGAGATTCAAAATATATAAAACCTAGTGCATATTTAAAATATTTCTATTCACTTGAAGATTTAACAGAACTTGATTGGGTTTTAAGATTAAAAACTCAAATGAAAATATTAATTGACAATGGGCAAATTAATCAAGGTGATTCTTTATATTTAGGAGGACCTAAAACATTAAGAGGATATAAATCTTATGCCTTTCCATCAAATGAGAAAGGATATAAAACTGAACCATATAAAAATATGTGGGCAAGTTCAGCAGAAATGAGTTTTCCATTAATTCCAAGTGCAAAAATGAGATGGGGGGTATTCTATGACTACGGTATGATAGGTCAAGATACTTTTAATGACGTAGAAAGATCAGGTGCAGGATTATTATTAGAATGGATTTCTCCAATGGGTCCATTACAGTTAATCTTTGCAAGAGCACTTGATGATGAACCAGGTGATGATACATCTTCATTTGAATTCTCATTGGGAGCAAGTTTCTAATGGTAAAAAAAATAGAAGTTGATTTAAAAAAACGACTTACAAATGAAGAAGCACTTGATTTAATAAGAAATGCTTCACTTTTAGAATTAGGAGAAATGGCAAGTAGCAAAAAAGCTGAATTGCATCCTGAAAAATTAACAACATTTATAGTTGATAGAAATATTAACTATACAAATGTTTGTTGGGTAGATTGTAAATTTTGTGCCTTTTTTAGACACGGAAAAGATGAAGATTCTTATGTTTTAAAATTTGAAGAGATTGATGAAAAAATAGAAGAGTTATTAGCTATTGGTGGAACGCAAATCCTTTTCCAAGGTGGTGTTCATCCAAAACTAAAAATCGATTATTATGAAGAGTTAGTAAATCATATTCATTCAAAATATCCACAAATCACAATTCATGGATTTTCTGCTATTGAGATTGATTTTATAGCAAGAATTTCAAAAATTTCAAAACTCGAAGTTCTAAAAAGACTACAAGCAAAAGGTTTAAGTTCAATTCCAGGAGCTGGTGCTGAAATTTTATCTGATAGAGTAAGAGATATAATTGCACCAAAAAAAATGGATACACAAGAGTGGTTAGAAGTTCATAGACTTGCCCATTCAATTGGTATGAAAACAACTGCAACTATGATGTTTGGTACAGTTGAAACTGATGAAGAGATAATCGAGCATTGGGAACATTTACGAAAACTTCAAGATGAAACAGGTGGTTTTAGAGCATTTATCATGTGGTCATTTCAAGGTCAGAATACTAAATTATTAGAAGAACACCCAGAAATCAAACCTCAATCTTCAAATAGATATTTAAGATTATTAGCTGTTTCAAGATTATATTTAGACAATTTTAGAAATATGCAAAGTTCTTGGGTAACACAAGGCTCTTATATTGGTCAGTTAGCACTTAAATTTGGTGCAAATGATTTAGGAAGTACAATGATGGAAGAAAACGTTGTAAAAGCAGCTGGTGCAGCAAATAGAATGAATCAAGATGAAATGATTAGATTGATAAAAGATATTGGTGAAAATCCAGCAAAAAGAAATACAGCTTACGAGATTTTAGAAAGGTTCTAAATCTAATGAAAATAAAATACTATTTTTTATTTATACTAGTAATTTTACAAGGAAGTTTAATGAGTGCTACAATTAAGCATATTAATATAAAAGGTGTTGAAATACCAGTAATTTTTGAAGAACAAAAAAGTTTACCAATTCTAAATCTACAACTTGTTTTTAAAAATTCTGGTTATATTCAAGATAAAAATAAAAGTGGTTTAGCTAATCTTTCTTCAAAGCTTTTAAATGAAGGAACAAAAGAGTTAGGTGCAACAAAATTTGCACAAGAACTTGATGAAAATGCAATTAGTTTAAACACTTCAAATGGGTTTGAAACATTTGTTATGGAATTATCAAGTTTAAAAGAAGAAGCATCAAAAGCCATTTTACTTTTAAATGATTTATTAAAATCACCAAATTTTACAGATGATACATTGACAAAGTTAAAAACTATTCAAGTTGGAAGTTTAAAAAGAAAAGAAAATGATTTTGATTATGTTGCACAAAATCAATTAAAATCAATTCTTTTTAAAAATACAGCTTTACAAAATCCTTCTTCTGGAACAATAGAGTCTATTTCTAAAATAGAATTAAAAGATATAGAAAATTTTTTAGATAAAACTTTATGTTTAGAGAATCTAATTATAGTTGCTGGAGGAGATTTTAGTTTAAATGAATTTGAAAATTTAATAAAACCTATTTTAGAAACTTTAAAAGTTGGAACAACTCAAGAAGCAAAAAAAGTTGATTTTATATCTAAAAAAGAGGAAAAAACTCTAATAAAAGATACAGAACAAGCTTATATTTATTTTGGAAGTTCATTTAATGTAGATTCTAAAGATGAAGAAAACTACAAAGCCAAAGTTGCATCATTTATATTAGGTGGTTCAGGTTTTGGTTCAAGATTAATGGAAGAAATTAGAGTAAAAAGAGGTTTAGCCTATAGTGCATATGGTTCAATCTCTATAAATAAATCGCACACATATTTTAATGGTTATTTACAAACTAAAAATGAAAGTGCAAACGAAGCACAAAAATTAGTTTCTCAAATTATTGCTGATTTCGTTGAAAAAGGTGTAACAAAAGAGGAATTAGAAGCGGCTAAAAACTTTTTAACAGGAAGTGAACCACTAAGAAGTGAAACTTTATCTCAAAGATTAAATAGAGCTTTTACTTTATATTATAGAGGTTTAGAGCCTGATTATTCAAAAAAAGAGCTAGAAAAAATTCAAACTTTAGAGCTAGCTGATTTAAATAAATATATAAAATCTCATAATGAGATAAATAATTTAACATTTTCAATTGTAAGGAAATAATTTTGTTAAGATTTGCCCCAAGTCCAACAGGAGATATGCATATTGGTAACCTTAGAGTTGCTATTTTTAATTATATTGTATCAAAACAATTAAATGAAGATTTAATTATTAGAATTGAAGATACAGACCTTGAGCGAAATATAGAAGGTAAAGATAAAGAAATTTTAGAAATATTAGGTCTTTTTTCTATTGAATATAAATCACTTTTTTATCAAAGTGCAAATTTAAAATATCATCAAAAAATGGCTTTACAACTAATGACTCAAAAAAAGGCATTTGCATGTTTTTGTAGTGATGATAAGCTTGATGAACTAAGAGAAGAAGCAAAAAAAGAAGGAAAACCTTTCAGATATGATGGTTTTTGTGAAAATTTATCTGATGAAACAGTTTTAAATACAAATGCTCCTTTTACAGTAAGAATTAAAAAACCAGAGCACAATATCAAATTTACAGACCTTTTAAAAGGTGATTTTGATTATGCACCATTTGATATTGATTCATTCATTATTTTAAGACAAGATAAAACTCCAACATACAACTATGCTTGTGCTGTTGATGATATGTTAATGGATATTTCTGTTGTAATTCGTGGTGAAGACCATGTTTCAAATACTCCAAAACAAATTCATGTAAGAAACTCTTTAGGATATGAAAAAGAGATAAAATATGTTCATTTACCAATTATTTTAAATGCTCAAACTGGTAAAAAAATGAGTAAAAGAGATGATGCAAGTAGCGTTAAATGGTTAATTGAACAAGGTTTTTTACCAAGTGCAATTGCTAATTATTTAGTTTTAATGGGGAATAAAACTCCAACTGAGATTTTTACACTAGAAGAAGCAATAGAATGGTTTAAAATTGAAAATGTATCAAAAAGTTCTGCAAAATTTGATATTGATAAATTAAGATTTATTAATAGAAAACATATTGAACTACTTGATGAAATGAGATTATCAAAAATTTTAGGTTTTGCTGATGCAGATATAGGAAAACTAGGAAAAATTTTCTTAGAAGAAGCTAGTACAATAAAAGAGATAAAAGAAAAAATTGAACCTATTTTTACACCTAAAAACTCTTGTGAAGGTTTTGAAGAAGAATTTTCAAAATTAAAAGAGTGTTTACAAAAAGCACCATTTTTTGAAGACTATGAAGAGTTAAAAAAATATGTGATGGAACAAACAGGATTAAAAGGTAAAAATCTATTTAAACCATTAAGATATATTTTAACAGGTGTTGATAATGGTCCAAATATTTCGGATATTTATCCTTTAGTTAAAAATTATTTAGGAGAAATCATAAAATGATTGATGCCTTATTAAACTCTATTTTTACAGTAGTTTTAACTATTATATTTTTATATAAATGGATTATCATTATTTCAGCTATCTTAAGTTGGATACGACCAGATCCTTATAATCCAATTGTTCAAATGCTTTATAGATTAACAGAACCTGCTTATGCATTTGTAAGAAGATATATCCCAACTGTAGTTGGTGGAATGGATTTAGCTCCACTTATTTTAATTTTTGCATTAATTTTTTTAGAGACATTTTTAAAAAGTTTAGCTTTTTAATACATAATTATGAAAAAACAACTTTTTAGCTTAACTGCTACTATATTATTAAATTTATCTATTAGTGCTAATGAAATTAGCACTACGGATTTCTTACAAAAAGATTTTAAAGTTACTTTAGATTGGCTTGAACAAAAACCTAAATCTTATGCAAAAGATTTTTTTATTTTACAATATCTAAATCAAGACAATTTATCTTTTGAAAATGCGAAAATTGCTTATGAAATGGGCAATGGAACAAATGCTACACTAAAAAAAGTTTTTAATGATAAATATAAAAAAACAGCTCCAATAGATTTAAAATGTTATAGAGCAACTATAGAAGAACTAAAAGATGAAGATTCAAAGTGTATAGCACTTGGTTTATCTTTGAAAGAAGCTTTACAATTATCTAAAAAAGATTTAGAATTTTTTATTAATAAACTTGACCCTTATCCTACTTTAAAATATGATTTAAAAATTATCGCATCAGATGATATTTACACTAATTTAATAAATAGTGATATAAAAAGATTTTCAAGATTCTTTTTTGACTTAGGTAGTAATTTTAGAATAAAAGTTTTAAATAAAAAGTTACCTCCTGAGTTAATAAATAAATTATCTAAAGAAAAAGATTTTGAAAGATTTTTAAGATATGTTGTTTATGATAAAAATCTTAATAATCTTCAAAAATCACTTTTTATTTTAAAAGATGATAAGAGTTTGACATCAAGTACAAATTTTTTACTTGGAATTAATGCAGTAAACAATAATGATGCAAAAATTGCATATAACTTCTTTTTTAATTCATTTAATAAAGCATACTTAAGAATTGATAAAGACAAAGCTTTATTCTGGTTATATTTAGTAACACAAAACAACTCTTTTTTACAAGAATTATCAAAAAGTTGGGATAATAATATTTATACTTTATACGCAAAAGAATTATTAGATATAAAACCAGATAACTTAATCTATACTGTTGATTTAAAAAATACAAAAAGTTCTTTTGATATTTATGATGCTTTTAAATGGATGGAAGTAGTTGAAGATACTAAAAAAAATTTAGATGATACTAAACTACAAAAATATTATGATATTTTCACAGATGAAGATACCCTCCCCCATTTAACTTTTGTTTTAGAAAGATATAATAAATATAAAACTCAATATTATATAACTCCATTTAGAAATATTATAAAAAATTATGATGTATATAAACAAGTTATGATTTATTCAATAGCAAGACAAGAGAGCCATTTCATTCCATCTTCTATATCTTTTTCTTCAGCTCAAGGAGTAATGCAGATTATGCCTTTTTTATCACTTGATATTTCAAAAAAATTAAATGAAAATTATAATATCTATGAACAATTTATTCCAAATAAAAATATTCAATATGGAAGCTTTCATTTAGATACTTTAATGAAACAATTTGACAATAATCCTTTATTTATTGCTTATGCTTATAATGGTGGAGCTGGTTATACAAGAAGCCAATTAAAAAAAGGACTTTTTAAAGAAAAAGGCAAATTTGAGCCATTTTTAAGTATGGAAATGATTTCATTTAATGAGACAAGAGAATATGGAAAAAAAGTTTTAGCTAATTATTATATTTATAATAATTATTTAAATAGTGAAAATAAAATTTCACTATCTACTATTTTTGAAAGTCTAGTATCCCCTTACTAGATTTTTCATTAGTCAATACCAATTTTAAATTATTTCCATCTATTAAATCAAATTTTACTAAATAATAATTACCCCAATTGTTTTTTAGCATTAAATCTTTAAAGTTTTCATTTTCTTTTTCAACTTTCTCTATAAAAATAGGTTCTTTACCATTTAATAAAAATTTATAACTATTATCTTTTATACTTTGTGTTTCAGCATTTGAAAAATATGTAAATACTAAAAATATTTCATTTTTTGTATCAGATAGTTTTTTATCAACTTTATTTAAATAAGTTGCCATAAAAATAACAGATACTTCTTCATCTTTTAATAAATCAGTTTTTTTTGTAAACTGAACTCCTCTTGTTTCTATATCTTTTTTTTCAAAATATCTAAATGCACTATTTTTAGGACCACATGAAATAAAAAAAAGTGAAATAAATAAAAGAAATAACATCTTATACATAACTTCTCCAAACTTTAATTGTTCACATTTTACTGTAGAAAGGCTTTAAAAAATATTTTTATTATTTTAAAGAAAAAATTTAATAAAAAATGTTATCATAAACATAAATAATAATTTTAAGTATAAAATAAAAGAATTGAAAATGAATAAAATTATAAATAAAAAAATTAAGTTAAATGGCAAGTTAAGAAGCAGTTTAAGAAAAAAATCTCCCGAAGTTACTTATTCAAATATAATAAATTCTGGATATATAGAAGTAAAAGAAAAATATAAACCCAAAATTTTATTTATTCAAATTATTTTAAATTCTTTATTATTAGCTGTTGCATTATATTTTGAAATATTATTATTTATTATTATTTTCGCGTTAAATTATATAATCATTTGGTTATATTCATTTATTTCTATAATGAAAGATACATTTAAAAAAAGAAGCAACAAATTATTTTGGATAACGCTCTTGTTATTTGTACCTTTTAGTGCTTTTGTTTATCCTGATTTTAAAAAAGTACAAATTGTTAAAGAGTAACTAAATTTAATTTAACAATCATTTAGATAAAATCCGACTTATGAATAAAAAAAGATTAGTAGTAGCCTTTTCAGGACCATCAAATAGTGGTAAAACAACAGCCATTGTAAAAGTTGCAAGTATCCTTCAAGATCAGGGTTTTAAAGTATGTATTGTAAAACACGATCCAAAAGATAAAGCAATGTTTGATAGAGAAGGAAAAGATTCCTTTAAATTTTCTCAAACAGGTGCTGATGTTGCTGTTATTAGTCCAAATAAAACAACTTTATTTAAAAAATCTACATCTACAATTGATGAATTAATAGAACTTTTTGAAGATTTTGATTATTTATTAGTTGAAGGATTAAAAACTTTAGAACTTCCTAGAATTTCAATTTTTAGAGATAGATTAGATGAGAGTTATTTTAATGTTACTGATGCAATTGCATGTGATGAAACTATTGATGAAAATGATATTCCAAACAATATTGAAAAATTAGATTTAAATAATCCAGAAGATTTAATCTCTTGGATAAATAAAAATGCAAAAAGAGTGTAAAAATGCAAGAAATAATTAAAGCAATTGAAGAATCAGCTATAAAAATAAAATATTTAATTGAAACTGGTGATACAGGGAAAAGTGAATCTGAAAATTCAACTGGTGATACTCAATTAAAACTTGATATTGAAAGTGATGAGATTATTGAAGATATTTTCAAAAAAATTCCAAGTATTAAAGCAATAGTTAGTGAAGAGCAAGAAGCAATAGTTAATTTACATGAAAATGGTAAGTATTTAATTGCTTATGATCCACTTGATGGTTCATCTTTAGTTGACGTAAATCTTTCAGTTGGTTCAATTTTTGGTATTTATGAAAATGAATTTAATGCAAAAAATATAGTTGCTTCTGTTTATGTTGTATTTGGTCCAAGAGTTGAAATGGTTGTAACTACAACTGATGTAAAAATGTATAGACTATTAAATGGTGAATTTAAATTTATTCAAAATATTAAACTAAATGAAAAAGGTAAATTAAATGCTCCTGGATCTACTCAAAACTGTTGGGCACCATTTCATAAACAATTAATTGATGATATTTTCAATGATGGTTATAGATTAAGATATTCTGGGGGTATGGTTCCAGATCTTCATCAAATATTACTAAAAGGTGGAGGATTATTCTCATATCCAGGAACAAGTGATAGACCCAAAGGGAAATTAAGACAATTATTTGAAGTTTTCCCATTTGCATTAGCTTATGAAAAAGCTGGTGGGCAAGCTGTAGATGGATTTAAAAGAGTTTTAGAAGTGCAAACTTCACATATTCATGACACAACTCCATGTTTTTTTGGTTCAAATACTGAAATAAAAAGAGTTTTAGAAGTTTATAGTAAAAATGTCTGATCACGAAGAAATTATAATTGACGAATGGGATTTAAAACTAGATAAAATGCTAGTTGAATTAAAAAATTGTCAAGAATCAAATAGTTTAAAATCTTGTACTCCTTGTAGTCAATTTTTTGAATGTGAATTAAGAAAAAGATATGTTATTGCTGTTTATGAATCGATGAATAAAGGTTCTGGCGGTGGATTTGAATTTTAAAAAAAGAGGTAAGAATGCAAGAATCTTGTAAAAATGTTTATATAACAACACCAATTTATTATGTAAATGATGTAGCGCACATTGGTCATGCATATACGACAATTATCGCTGATATGTTAGCTAGATATTCAAGACTTATGGGTAATGAGACATTTTTTCTAACAGGAACTGATGAACATGGTCAAAAAATAGCACAAAGTGCAGAAGCTAGAGGTAAAACTCCAAAAGAGTATGCAGATGAAATATCTGGTAAATTTAAAACATTATGGGATGATTTTGAT belongs to Arcobacter defluvii and includes:
- a CDS encoding dehypoxanthine futalosine cyclase yields the protein MVKKIEVDLKKRLTNEEALDLIRNASLLELGEMASSKKAELHPEKLTTFIVDRNINYTNVCWVDCKFCAFFRHGKDEDSYVLKFEEIDEKIEELLAIGGTQILFQGGVHPKLKIDYYEELVNHIHSKYPQITIHGFSAIEIDFIARISKISKLEVLKRLQAKGLSSIPGAGAEILSDRVRDIIAPKKMDTQEWLEVHRLAHSIGMKTTATMMFGTVETDEEIIEHWEHLRKLQDETGGFRAFIMWSFQGQNTKLLEEHPEIKPQSSNRYLRLLAVSRLYLDNFRNMQSSWVTQGSYIGQLALKFGANDLGSTMMEENVVKAAGAANRMNQDEMIRLIKDIGENPAKRNTAYEILERF
- the mobB gene encoding molybdopterin-guanine dinucleotide biosynthesis protein B → MNKKRLVVAFSGPSNSGKTTAIVKVASILQDQGFKVCIVKHDPKDKAMFDREGKDSFKFSQTGADVAVISPNKTTLFKKSTSTIDELIELFEDFDYLLVEGLKTLELPRISIFRDRLDESYFNVTDAIACDETIDENDIPNNIEKLDLNNPEDLISWINKNAKRV
- the bamA gene encoding outer membrane protein assembly factor BamA, whose translation is MKNKVVLLSLACATALSANTIKSIEYKDVNKISPQILNETLNMNVGDELDENKLNDAVINFYKQGYFEDIKVINENGNLKLIFKEKPSIASIDIKGYKSRAEDIDTLKTVLRLKKGSMYTEKKVKEAKEKLLSMLESEGYINSVVETEVEKINEQSLKLTFNVNKGDEIIIKKANYHGADKLEQDEFDHVTANKEKEFASWWFGQNDGEVKIDQLKYDARRINDLYYEKGYLDAQVKEPFLDIDFASNQAKLDFFITEGEKYTTNDIKIYLDSSIVDPATIYPELKLIVGNTFNIKKLRQDQDYIKTQVANQGYAFADVRFDLKKNEKEQKVDVVFNVIPGKKVYINDVKISGNNRTLDRVIRRDVYLAPGDLYNLTDFKDSTNKLKRSRFFEDVQIEEKRVSDTKMDIVVKVTEAPTGSLMLGGGYGSYDKFMVNGSVSDVNIFGSGLALSLSADLSARSNRFELSLKNPAINDSNYNGEVEIHSTESEINRDTYDSTIDTKGFSVALGRELVRNLYAGARYRLDFISENYDYSSTFLSEYNTNVANDPDFAKSHQLYKDQDYTSSSITPYLNYDNTDDYYFPREGYRAGISAEYAGVGGDSKYIKPSAYLKYFYSLEDLTELDWVLRLKTQMKILIDNGQINQGDSLYLGGPKTLRGYKSYAFPSNEKGYKTEPYKNMWASSAEMSFPLIPSAKMRWGVFYDYGMIGQDTFNDVERSGAGLLLEWISPMGPLQLIFARALDDEPGDDTSSFEFSLGASF
- a CDS encoding YggT family protein, with protein sequence MIDALLNSIFTVVLTIIFLYKWIIIISAILSWIRPDPYNPIVQMLYRLTEPAYAFVRRYIPTVVGGMDLAPLILIFALIFLETFLKSLAF
- a CDS encoding M16 family metallopeptidase is translated as MSATIKHINIKGVEIPVIFEEQKSLPILNLQLVFKNSGYIQDKNKSGLANLSSKLLNEGTKELGATKFAQELDENAISLNTSNGFETFVMELSSLKEEASKAILLLNDLLKSPNFTDDTLTKLKTIQVGSLKRKENDFDYVAQNQLKSILFKNTALQNPSSGTIESISKIELKDIENFLDKTLCLENLIIVAGGDFSLNEFENLIKPILETLKVGTTQEAKKVDFISKKEEKTLIKDTEQAYIYFGSSFNVDSKDEENYKAKVASFILGGSGFGSRLMEEIRVKRGLAYSAYGSISINKSHTYFNGYLQTKNESANEAQKLVSQIIADFVEKGVTKEELEAAKNFLTGSEPLRSETLSQRLNRAFTLYYRGLEPDYSKKELEKIQTLELADLNKYIKSHNEINNLTFSIVRK
- the gltX gene encoding glutamate--tRNA ligase; the encoded protein is MLRFAPSPTGDMHIGNLRVAIFNYIVSKQLNEDLIIRIEDTDLERNIEGKDKEILEILGLFSIEYKSLFYQSANLKYHQKMALQLMTQKKAFACFCSDDKLDELREEAKKEGKPFRYDGFCENLSDETVLNTNAPFTVRIKKPEHNIKFTDLLKGDFDYAPFDIDSFIILRQDKTPTYNYACAVDDMLMDISVVIRGEDHVSNTPKQIHVRNSLGYEKEIKYVHLPIILNAQTGKKMSKRDDASSVKWLIEQGFLPSAIANYLVLMGNKTPTEIFTLEEAIEWFKIENVSKSSAKFDIDKLRFINRKHIELLDEMRLSKILGFADADIGKLGKIFLEEASTIKEIKEKIEPIFTPKNSCEGFEEEFSKLKECLQKAPFFEDYEELKKYVMEQTGLKGKNLFKPLRYILTGVDNGPNISDIYPLVKNYLGEIIK
- a CDS encoding class 1 fructose-bisphosphatase codes for the protein MQEIIKAIEESAIKIKYLIETGDTGKSESENSTGDTQLKLDIESDEIIEDIFKKIPSIKAIVSEEQEAIVNLHENGKYLIAYDPLDGSSLVDVNLSVGSIFGIYENEFNAKNIVASVYVVFGPRVEMVVTTTDVKMYRLLNGEFKFIQNIKLNEKGKLNAPGSTQNCWAPFHKQLIDDIFNDGYRLRYSGGMVPDLHQILLKGGGLFSYPGTSDRPKGKLRQLFEVFPFALAYEKAGGQAVDGFKRVLEVQTSHIHDTTPCFFGSNTEIKRVLEVYSKNV
- a CDS encoding lytic transglycosylase domain-containing protein, which produces MKKQLFSLTATILLNLSISANEISTTDFLQKDFKVTLDWLEQKPKSYAKDFFILQYLNQDNLSFENAKIAYEMGNGTNATLKKVFNDKYKKTAPIDLKCYRATIEELKDEDSKCIALGLSLKEALQLSKKDLEFFINKLDPYPTLKYDLKIIASDDIYTNLINSDIKRFSRFFFDLGSNFRIKVLNKKLPPELINKLSKEKDFERFLRYVVYDKNLNNLQKSLFILKDDKSLTSSTNFLLGINAVNNNDAKIAYNFFFNSFNKAYLRIDKDKALFWLYLVTQNNSFLQELSKSWDNNIYTLYAKELLDIKPDNLIYTVDLKNTKSSFDIYDAFKWMEVVEDTKKNLDDTKLQKYYDIFTDEDTLPHLTFVLERYNKYKTQYYITPFRNIIKNYDVYKQVMIYSIARQESHFIPSSISFSSAQGVMQIMPFLSLDISKKLNENYNIYEQFIPNKNIQYGSFHLDTLMKQFDNNPLFIAYAYNGGAGYTRSQLKKGLFKEKGKFEPFLSMEMISFNETREYGKKVLANYYIYNNYLNSENKISLSTIFESLVSPY
- a CDS encoding PLDc N-terminal domain-containing protein, producing the protein MNKIINKKIKLNGKLRSSLRKKSPEVTYSNIINSGYIEVKEKYKPKILFIQIILNSLLLAVALYFEILLFIIIFALNYIIIWLYSFISIMKDTFKKRSNKLFWITLLLFVPFSAFVYPDFKKVQIVKE